GGTATCTAGGTATTCCCCTGCCCTCTCCGAGACCCTCTCGTAGACCCAGCTCCTTAGGCTCATGAGGACTGGCCCCTCCCTGTGGTACACCAGTTCCCTCATCTTCCTCATCAGATCCCGGAACTCCCTGGCCTTCCTCAACACTTCCCTAACCCTCTCCAGTTCCCCGATCTCCTTCTCGGCCTTCTGCATATCCTCCCTGAGCTTCTCCAGCTCCTTCTCCTTGCTCCCGATCTCCCTGCTCAACTTGTCCTTCCTGAGCTTGAGCCGTTCCAGCTGTACCACATCCCCGGCACTGTATCCGTCATCCCTGAGCCTCTTGATCCCCGTCCTGATCCGGCTCAGCAGCTCCGCCACATCGGCCGGCAAAACCTCGGCGACCCCCTGGAGCTCCGCTACGTCGAGCTCGATCGGGACCTTGACCTTCTCCAGCTTTGCGGCTCTTTCCCGGAGACCTTCAAGCCGCGCCTTGAGAGCCGCTACGCCGGGCTCCCCTCCGACCTCCCTCAGGAGCTGCTCCGCCGCGAGCACCTTGTTCCTGAGCCTCTGGACGTCCTGGCCGTTGATGGTGCCCAGCTCGTAGATTTCCTTGTTTGCCTCCCTCCTCCTCCTATTCGTCTCCTCGATCTCGGCCTTTATTGCATCCCTCTTGGTCACCAGCTCGGCGGCCCGTGATGCGAGGGCAGAGCCATGCGCCTCTGAGACCAGCTCCACCACGCCCTTGACATCCAGCTCGACCCTATTGGCCAACCCCAATGTTTCTGCTCCGAGAGCAACGGCCTTCCCCAGCTCAACTGCGTCATCCCTCAGCCTCTCCGCCCTCGTCCTGGCTTCATTGCGGAGCTCTTCTAGGGTCCTCGCTCCCGCTCCTGTAGGGAGCCTCGCGAGCTCTCCCCCTATTTCCCTGAGCTGCCTTTGGAGGGCCCTCTCCTTCTCGTCCAGCCTAGAGATCTCGACCCGTAGCTCGTCCACTCTGGTTATTCTCTTCTCGATCTCTTCTCTGAGAACCAGAACTTTCGTCGCCCGCTCGATCCTCCCAACCTCCTCCTCTAGGTCTGCCAGCTCCCGGCGGACGAGACCTTTCAGGGCCTCGAGCGACGACCTGACCTCGCCGAACAACCGGTGAAGGCCCTCGAGCTTCTCGATACCTTCGCTAAGCTCTTGGTGCTCGTTCCTCAGCCTCTCGAGCTCCTTTTCCAGCTCGACCTCCTTCTCCTTACCCTCCGTGAGGAGTCTCCTGAGTTTCTCCAGCTCCTGCTCCACAAGCAACAGCTCATCGACGGACCTGCGGACCATTAGCCTGACCCTCTCCTCGAAGCACTCGAGGACCTCTTTCATCCTCGCATAGGCCTGTTCGAAGGCGGAGAGGCCCAGCAAATCGTCGAAGAGCTCCTTCAGCTCCTTAGGATCGGCCCTTAGTATGGCGTCGACCTCTCCTTGCTGGATCACGACGCTCGACCTCATCCTCTCGTAGTTCATCCCCAGAAGCCCGGAGACGATGTCCGAGACCCTCCGGTCAACCCCTCTCTCTGAGGTGGCGAGGAGCTTTCCGTCTTCTCTGATCGACGCCTCCTTCAAATTGCCCTTGTTGTCGAACCTCCTCATCACCTTGTACAACTTCCTGTTCAGCTCGAAATCCAGCTCGACCCTCCCTTCCTGCGCTCCGCCCCCGTCGTGGACTATGTTGGCGTTCTGGCCCCTTGTGTGCCGGCCGTAGAGCGCGTAGACGATGGCGTCCACGACCGAGCTCTTTCCTGCCCCGTTCCTCCCTATGAATACCGTGAGGCCGTCTCCTAACGATATCTCCGTGTCCCTGTGGGAGAGGAAGTTGAAGAGCCTTACCCTCCTGATCACGTCCCCTCACCCCAGCCTATCCCATACCTCTTCCGCCAGAAGTCATAGAGGGCCTGCTCCGCCTCGTCCTCGCTCCCGGAAGAGAGCAGTTTGAGCAGATCCCCGAGGGCGAAATCTATCAAGTCCTTATCCTTTATCTGCTCGAGTGCGAGCTCCCTCAGCCGCTCCTCAACGCTCAGCTGCCGCTCGTGACGGAGCTCGACGGTCTTCCCTTTATCCGGCTTGACCGACAATCTACTGATTATGTACCTGTCCTCTAGCTTCCGCCTCACAATCATCGGGTCCACGTCTCCCTCGACCTCCATCCAGAGCACCGGCCTCTTCCTATGCCCGGCCTCCGCTAGCCTCCTGACCTCTTCCTCGAGGTCCTGAACCTTGACCGATACCCTCACCTTGGGCCTGACTGACTCCAGCCTGACCCATTGGGCCTCCGGCTCGTCTCCCGAGAGGTCCACCAGTAAGACTCCGCAATCATCGGGGTCGTCGACGTCAACCCAATGGCTCGGTCCAGGGTAGGCCAGTAGTCCCCTCCCCATCCTGACCTCATAGCGCTTGTGGATGTGCCCCATGGCGTAGTAGTCGAATCCGTGCGGGATTTCGCTGATGGAGAGCTCCGAGCCTGGTCCGAAGGCCTCCCTCATGCCCTGGTGAAGCACGAGGACCTTCTTCCCGCTTAAACCCCTGACCCTCCGGCCTATCTCCTCGAGCCTCTCGCATAGCACTCCGGCCTCTACCAGCTTGTGCTTGTGCAGCCCTATCACCGTCAACCCCTTGACCTCGTGCGCCTCACCGTTACCGACGTACTCTGCCAGTCCTGCGAGTTTAGCCACGTAGGGATGAGGCGTCGAGGGTATGCTGCTGATGTCGTGCTCTCCGAGGGTGAAGAGCATGTGTATGCCTCTGTCATTGAGCCTCTTGGCCCCCTCCATCAGTACCCTCATGGCGTCTCCGTAGGGCCTCGGCTCGTCCAGTATGTCACCTGAGTGGATCACTATGTCGACGTCCTCCCTGACGAAGATTTCTATCGCCTCGAGGAAGGACGCGTGTACGTCCTCGCCGACCTCTCTCAGCTCCTCGTCCCTGCCTATGAAGGCACCCAGGTGCGTGTCCGATATGTGGCCTATCATCATAGCCTGAGCAGCTCCTCTGTTGTGTAGGACGGTCTCAGCTCCGCGTCATTACCCCACTCGGACACGGCGTCTATGTCCCTCCCGATCAGCTTCTCCTCCACAAGGTCGATCCTGACCAGCGCCGGCGCCCTCACGAAGTTCCCCACCAGGATCATCTCACCGGGGTTGAGAGAGGGCAGAGAGGCACCCAGCTCGCTCGTCACCTCGTCCGTGACCTCCTGGACGAACGTCTGGTCCCTCGGGTGCGTAAGCCCAGAGATAGCGAAGCTCCCTATCTGGCTCACGACGTCGGCATCGAGCCTGCTCGGCCGCTGTGAGACCAGGATCAGAGATAGACCGAACTTCCTCCCCTCCCTCGCTATCCTCTCCACGATGTCCGAGCAGAGCGATCCCCCTTCGGACGGGATGAAAACATGGGCCTCCTCAAGTGCGACTATAACTGGAGACCTAAGCCTCACATCCCCTTCACCCCTCACGGCGTCCTTCCTGTCCTCGAGAAGCTCCTCAAGAAGGTGGGCGACGAGGATCTGGGCCTGGATCTCGGTATATCCGGAGACGTCGAGGACGTTTATCCGGTTAGGGTAAATCGAATCAATGAGCCTCTTGGCATTAGTGTCGAAGATCTGTCCCCTAACCCTTAGCGCCCTGTTTATTATCTCCAGAAGCCTGGAGGCCACCGCCCTATCCTGACTGATAATTTTTTCGTTCTTAGCGATTTCACTTAGTTTTTTCTTGACTTCCCCCCAAAAGTCCTGCCCTTCCCTTACATCCTCGTCAACGACCTTGTGCAGAAGCGCCCTCTGCTTCTCGGCCTTCTCCCTTACTCCCAACACATCGGCCAATTCCTCAACCGGAAGGCGGCTCGGGTTAAGCTTGGGAATTATGTGCTTGATCCCTTTGATCCTCAACCCTTCATACTCCGCATGATAATCGACTATCACCATCGTGCCGTTCTTCTCAGCGACCCGCTTAGCCAGAAGGGCGAGCAGGTTCGACTTCCCTCGGCCCGTTATAGCCAGGATGGCGAGGTGTCTCGAGGCCACCGCGTTCAGGTCTATGTTGACACGCACCCCGGGTCTTCTAAGGAGGCTTCCCACCTCAACCCACCTGTGGCCGTCGGGGCGGTAGCCCTCGGACAGGAGCCCGTCGTCGGCGAGCTTCACCAAGGATCCCGGCTCCGGAGGAAGGGTCGGGTAGATCCTCCTACCTCTCCTTAGCTCCTCGACGAGCCCCAACGCCCTCGCAATCCCGATCCTTACCCTGTCCCTCGGGTTCTTCGAGCTCGCCCTCCTCGCCTCCTCTGCGGTGATGTAGTCCACCATCCCTGAGAGGAGCTCGCTCTGGACCCTCGAGCTCTCGACCATGTAGAGAACTGGTCCGTCCTCGGTCTCAACAGTAACGAAATCGCCTACTCTCACGGATTTCGGCCCGGTAAACGCTAT
The sequence above is drawn from the Candidatus Caldarchaeum subterraneum genome and encodes:
- a CDS encoding exonuclease SbcC, with protein sequence MIRRVRLFNFLSHRDTEISLGDGLTVFIGRNGAGKSSVVDAIVYALYGRHTRGQNANIVHDGGGAQEGRVELDFELNRKLYKVMRRFDNKGNLKEASIREDGKLLATSERGVDRRVSDIVSGLLGMNYERMRSSVVIQQGEVDAILRADPKELKELFDDLLGLSAFEQAYARMKEVLECFEERVRLMVRRSVDELLLVEQELEKLRRLLTEGKEKEVELEKELERLRNEHQELSEGIEKLEGLHRLFGEVRSSLEALKGLVRRELADLEEEVGRIERATKVLVLREEIEKRITRVDELRVEISRLDEKERALQRQLREIGGELARLPTGAGARTLEELRNEARTRAERLRDDAVELGKAVALGAETLGLANRVELDVKGVVELVSEAHGSALASRAAELVTKRDAIKAEIEETNRRRREANKEIYELGTINGQDVQRLRNKVLAAEQLLREVGGEPGVAALKARLEGLRERAAKLEKVKVPIELDVAELQGVAEVLPADVAELLSRIRTGIKRLRDDGYSAGDVVQLERLKLRKDKLSREIGSKEKELEKLREDMQKAEKEIGELERVREVLRKAREFRDLMRKMRELVYHREGPVLMSLRSWVYERVSERAGEYLDTFESPVSDIRIEEERTGRGSRVVFRCFYQGREVSWERLSGGEKVVLALALRLAIGDALGAQRLGFFVLDEPTVHLDAEKRRRLREVLTRLGRKMPQVIVITHDEEVFEGAEARVLRFELGRGATIVSEVESSPSLSAITRN
- a CDS encoding metallophosphoesterase (metallophosphoesterase involved in DNA repair/DNA repair protein (rad32/mre11)), giving the protein MMIGHISDTHLGAFIGRDEELREVGEDVHASFLEAIEIFVREDVDIVIHSGDILDEPRPYGDAMRVLMEGAKRLNDRGIHMLFTLGEHDISSIPSTPHPYVAKLAGLAEYVGNGEAHEVKGLTVIGLHKHKLVEAGVLCERLEEIGRRVRGLSGKKVLVLHQGMREAFGPGSELSISEIPHGFDYYAMGHIHKRYEVRMGRGLLAYPGPSHWVDVDDPDDCGVLLVDLSGDEPEAQWVRLESVRPKVRVSVKVQDLEEEVRRLAEAGHRKRPVLWMEVEGDVDPMIVRRKLEDRYIISRLSVKPDKGKTVELRHERQLSVEERLRELALEQIKDKDLIDFALGDLLKLLSSGSEDEAEQALYDFWRKRYGIGWGEGT